Part of the Pieris brassicae chromosome 11, ilPieBrab1.1, whole genome shotgun sequence genome, CccacataataatttattagttggGCTCCATTCttgattattaacaaaaataaatcattttagaaagttttttcttaaaaataaatgaacatgTTCTATGATAATGGCACATATTGGATGTGATCTGTGTAAACAaacctatgagaaaatttgaaatttttacaCAGTTAGGGAAAGTCCAGCATCTGAAATgaaggatatttttattttacgttctGACCCTAGTAACCACtttatgtaaaagtaataCTAACCAGCTGTGGTAAACATTTTTCTACATGTTCAATGTCAACTTTGTCGcagttttctttcaatgctTGGCTAGATGCCCGAAGGCAAGTTTCTGTGACGAGACACTTTGCCACTTCAACGACCAAAGTTAGAGCATCGTTACCAAGCTTTGTTTTATTGTCTTGAAATGATCCATGTAGAAGCTCTTTTATAATTTCCTATAACAGCGTCACAAATTTAGTTAAGCCCCAATGAAATGGCTCTTTACCCATTGTATATTTTGAATGTAGTACGTACctgctttatattatttttaacgttaGAAACTATGGTTGCCGGATCAATATTTCCATCTCCAGCCTCGTTACTATAACGggccattttaattatttctctaTTGGTTAATGAATAATGTCTAAATATTGAATCGCTTAaatcaatactttattataatttatttaaaacaacgtttaaaaatataaacaatccCATAGACCATTGTCGGAACGAAATCTATCACTGTCAAGTGTCAATGTCAGGTcatgagaa contains:
- the LOC123716326 gene encoding centromere protein X-like → MARYSNEAGDGNIDPATIVSNVKNNIKQEIIKELLHGSFQDNKTKLGNDALTLVVEVAKCLVTETCLRASSQALKENCDKVDIEHVEKCLPQLMLDFP